In one Arachis duranensis cultivar V14167 chromosome 9, aradu.V14167.gnm2.J7QH, whole genome shotgun sequence genomic region, the following are encoded:
- the LOC107464666 gene encoding uncharacterized protein LOC107464666 isoform X4 — translation MVRRKVVATDECTGTSSEAFRTSTHFQKHDLYTWVVEEVKNTPSTITRERLDELKGSGVIFTFDDVVKMAGGTEAITAMRRRLGTNTIPTNTEGMDMIYSSATHSNLSPPEPQKSALNIEILYSHPPSSSLVRKKQKSKGKRLMKSTTTQGEDLRSYGCVLKKDFRYCDFVDSFLLIEATKSKSVEMPVEDTLPRIQKMLLGSVAFVRDVEKEIPSFRSKIASKEKELQTSATQIQILNTTLASLQEDNRKLQESIKYLREDKKTSASQVKDLMIKVVEIEKNNSTLAKTAENAE, via the exons ATGGTGAGGAGAAAAGTGGTTGCCACTGACGAATGCACTGGAACCTCCAGCGAAGCTTTTCGGACTTCCACTCATTTCCAGAAACATGATTTATATACTTGGGTAGTCGAGGAAGTTAAAAATACTCCTTCTACCATCACCAGGGAACGTCTTGATGAATTGAAAGGGTCAGGTGTGATCTTTACTTTTGATGATGTTG TTAAAATGGCTGGCGGAACTGAAGCCATTACTGCTATGAGGCGAAGGTTGGGTACTAACACTATCCCGACAAACACTGAAGGCATGGATATGATTTATTCTTCAGCTACCCATAGCAATCTTTCACCTCCAGAACCTCAGAAATCAGCTCTTAATATCGAAATTTTATATTCCCATCCTCCTTCGAGCTCTCTAGtgagaaagaaacaaaagagcAAGGGAAAAAGGCTTATGAAATCAACAACCACTCAAGGGGAAGATCTAAGGTCCTATGGTTGTGTCTTGAAAAAAGATTTCCGCTACTGTGACTTTGTTGATTCTTTCTTATTGATCGAGGCGACTAAGTCAAAGTCAGTTGAGATGCCTGTGGAAGACACCTTACCTCGAATTCAAAAGATGCTCCTTGGCTCAGTTGCCTTCGTTCGGGATGTAGAGAAGGAGATCCCGAGCTTCCGTTCTAAAATTGCATCAAAAGAAAaggagcttcaaacttctgCTACTCAAATTCAGATTTTGAATACTACCTTAGCCTCGTTACAAGAAGATAATAGGAAACTCCAAGAAAGTATTAAATATTTGAGAGAGGATAAGAAGACTTCAGCATCTCAAGTTAAGGATTTGATGATAAAGGTTGTTGAGATAGAGAAGAACAACTCTACACTTGCCAAGACTGCTGAAAATGCTGAATGA
- the LOC107464666 gene encoding uncharacterized protein LOC107464666 isoform X5: protein MAGGTEAITAMRRRLGTNTIPTNTEGMDMIYSSATHSNLSPPEPQKSALNIEILYSHPPSSSLVRKKQKSKGKRLMKSTTTQGEDLRSYGCVLKKDFRYCDFVDSFLLIEATKSKSVEMPVEDTLPRIQKMLLGSVAFVRDVEKEIPSFRSKIASKEKELQTSATQIQILNTTLASLQEDNRKLQESIKYLREDKKTSASQVKDLMIKVVEIEKNNSTLAKTAENAE, encoded by the coding sequence ATGGCTGGCGGAACTGAAGCCATTACTGCTATGAGGCGAAGGTTGGGTACTAACACTATCCCGACAAACACTGAAGGCATGGATATGATTTATTCTTCAGCTACCCATAGCAATCTTTCACCTCCAGAACCTCAGAAATCAGCTCTTAATATCGAAATTTTATATTCCCATCCTCCTTCGAGCTCTCTAGtgagaaagaaacaaaagagcAAGGGAAAAAGGCTTATGAAATCAACAACCACTCAAGGGGAAGATCTAAGGTCCTATGGTTGTGTCTTGAAAAAAGATTTCCGCTACTGTGACTTTGTTGATTCTTTCTTATTGATCGAGGCGACTAAGTCAAAGTCAGTTGAGATGCCTGTGGAAGACACCTTACCTCGAATTCAAAAGATGCTCCTTGGCTCAGTTGCCTTCGTTCGGGATGTAGAGAAGGAGATCCCGAGCTTCCGTTCTAAAATTGCATCAAAAGAAAaggagcttcaaacttctgCTACTCAAATTCAGATTTTGAATACTACCTTAGCCTCGTTACAAGAAGATAATAGGAAACTCCAAGAAAGTATTAAATATTTGAGAGAGGATAAGAAGACTTCAGCATCTCAAGTTAAGGATTTGATGATAAAGGTTGTTGAGATAGAGAAGAACAACTCTACACTTGCCAAGACTGCTGAAAATGCTGAATGA
- the LOC107464666 gene encoding uncharacterized protein LOC107464666 isoform X2, whose translation MFINLVFSATFRFVQKMVRRKVVATDECTGTSSEAFRTSTHFQKHDLYTWVVEEVKNTPSTITRERLDELKGSGVIFTFDDVVKMAGGTEAITAMRRRLGTNTIPTNTEGMDMIYSSATHSNLSPPEPQKSALNIEILYSHPPSSSLVRKKQKSKGKRLMKSTTTQGEDLRSYGCVLKKDFRYCDFVDSFLLIEATKSKSVEMPVEDTLPRIQKMLLGSVAFVRDVEKEIPSFRSKIASKEKELQTSATQIQILNTTLASLQEDNRKLQESIKYLREDKKTSASQVKDLMIKVVEIEKNNSTLAKTAENAE comes from the exons ATGTTCATCAATCTAGTTTTTTCTGCAACTTTCAG ATTTGTCCAAAAAATGGTGAGGAGAAAAGTGGTTGCCACTGACGAATGCACTGGAACCTCCAGCGAAGCTTTTCGGACTTCCACTCATTTCCAGAAACATGATTTATATACTTGGGTAGTCGAGGAAGTTAAAAATACTCCTTCTACCATCACCAGGGAACGTCTTGATGAATTGAAAGGGTCAGGTGTGATCTTTACTTTTGATGATGTTG TTAAAATGGCTGGCGGAACTGAAGCCATTACTGCTATGAGGCGAAGGTTGGGTACTAACACTATCCCGACAAACACTGAAGGCATGGATATGATTTATTCTTCAGCTACCCATAGCAATCTTTCACCTCCAGAACCTCAGAAATCAGCTCTTAATATCGAAATTTTATATTCCCATCCTCCTTCGAGCTCTCTAGtgagaaagaaacaaaagagcAAGGGAAAAAGGCTTATGAAATCAACAACCACTCAAGGGGAAGATCTAAGGTCCTATGGTTGTGTCTTGAAAAAAGATTTCCGCTACTGTGACTTTGTTGATTCTTTCTTATTGATCGAGGCGACTAAGTCAAAGTCAGTTGAGATGCCTGTGGAAGACACCTTACCTCGAATTCAAAAGATGCTCCTTGGCTCAGTTGCCTTCGTTCGGGATGTAGAGAAGGAGATCCCGAGCTTCCGTTCTAAAATTGCATCAAAAGAAAaggagcttcaaacttctgCTACTCAAATTCAGATTTTGAATACTACCTTAGCCTCGTTACAAGAAGATAATAGGAAACTCCAAGAAAGTATTAAATATTTGAGAGAGGATAAGAAGACTTCAGCATCTCAAGTTAAGGATTTGATGATAAAGGTTGTTGAGATAGAGAAGAACAACTCTACACTTGCCAAGACTGCTGAAAATGCTGAATGA
- the LOC107464666 gene encoding uncharacterized protein LOC107464666 isoform X3 → MFINLVFSATFRFVQKMVRRKVVATDECTGTSSEAFRTSTHFQKHDLYTWVVEEVKNTPSTITRERLDELKGSVKMAGGTEAITAMRRRLGTNTIPTNTEGMDMIYSSATHSNLSPPEPQKSALNIEILYSHPPSSSLVRKKQKSKGKRLMKSTTTQGEDLRSYGCVLKKDFRYCDFVDSFLLIEATKSKSVEMPVEDTLPRIQKMLLGSVAFVRDVEKEIPSFRSKIASKEKELQTSATQIQILNTTLASLQEDNRKLQESIKYLREDKKTSASQVKDLMIKVVEIEKNNSTLAKTAENAE, encoded by the exons ATGTTCATCAATCTAGTTTTTTCTGCAACTTTCAG ATTTGTCCAAAAAATGGTGAGGAGAAAAGTGGTTGCCACTGACGAATGCACTGGAACCTCCAGCGAAGCTTTTCGGACTTCCACTCATTTCCAGAAACATGATTTATATACTTGGGTAGTCGAGGAAGTTAAAAATACTCCTTCTACCATCACCAGGGAACGTCTTGATGAATTGAAAGGGTCAG TTAAAATGGCTGGCGGAACTGAAGCCATTACTGCTATGAGGCGAAGGTTGGGTACTAACACTATCCCGACAAACACTGAAGGCATGGATATGATTTATTCTTCAGCTACCCATAGCAATCTTTCACCTCCAGAACCTCAGAAATCAGCTCTTAATATCGAAATTTTATATTCCCATCCTCCTTCGAGCTCTCTAGtgagaaagaaacaaaagagcAAGGGAAAAAGGCTTATGAAATCAACAACCACTCAAGGGGAAGATCTAAGGTCCTATGGTTGTGTCTTGAAAAAAGATTTCCGCTACTGTGACTTTGTTGATTCTTTCTTATTGATCGAGGCGACTAAGTCAAAGTCAGTTGAGATGCCTGTGGAAGACACCTTACCTCGAATTCAAAAGATGCTCCTTGGCTCAGTTGCCTTCGTTCGGGATGTAGAGAAGGAGATCCCGAGCTTCCGTTCTAAAATTGCATCAAAAGAAAaggagcttcaaacttctgCTACTCAAATTCAGATTTTGAATACTACCTTAGCCTCGTTACAAGAAGATAATAGGAAACTCCAAGAAAGTATTAAATATTTGAGAGAGGATAAGAAGACTTCAGCATCTCAAGTTAAGGATTTGATGATAAAGGTTGTTGAGATAGAGAAGAACAACTCTACACTTGCCAAGACTGCTGAAAATGCTGAATGA
- the LOC107464666 gene encoding uncharacterized protein LOC107464666 isoform X1, whose amino-acid sequence MPFSDFQQDVLRLCGCAPSQLHSNSWAIIRGFELLCSFLDFPISTRVFFYFFNFAISYGACGQGFLSFQANHNHRIFKPFEESYHGFKEKYFKVERVPGSQPFFMTLEDEKRFNLYWNFHVTSPKIELKSVNPIERDIVHTLLGLWNDNPLDLRMILAEVQASKNVVVKMAGGTEAITAMRRRLGTNTIPTNTEGMDMIYSSATHSNLSPPEPQKSALNIEILYSHPPSSSLVRKKQKSKGKRLMKSTTTQGEDLRSYGCVLKKDFRYCDFVDSFLLIEATKSKSVEMPVEDTLPRIQKMLLGSVAFVRDVEKEIPSFRSKIASKEKELQTSATQIQILNTTLASLQEDNRKLQESIKYLREDKKTSASQVKDLMIKVVEIEKNNSTLAKTAENAE is encoded by the exons ATGCCGTTTTCTGATTTTCAACAAGATGTCTTGAGGTTGTGTGGATGTGCCCCTTCTCAGCTGCATTCTAATAGTTGGGCCATCATTCGAGGGTTTGAACTACTATGTTCATTCCTCGACTTTCCTATCTCCACCAGAgtgtttttttacttttttaacttTGCTATTTCTTATGGTGCTTGTGGTCAAGGCTTCCTATCTTTCCAAGCTAACCACAATCATAGAATTTTCAAACCTTTTGAAGAATCGTACCAtggttttaaagaaaaatacttTAAAGTTGAAAGGGTCCCTGGGTCCCAACCTTTTTTCATGACTTTGGAGGATGAAAAAAGATTTAACCTTTATTGGAACTTTCACGTTACTTCTCCAAAGATTGAACTGAAAAGTGTGAACCCAATAGAGCGTGACATTGTTCACACTCTTCTTGGTTTATGGAATGATAACCCTTTGGATTTGAGGATGATCCTTGCTGAAGTGCAAGCTTCTAAAAATGTTGTTG TTAAAATGGCTGGCGGAACTGAAGCCATTACTGCTATGAGGCGAAGGTTGGGTACTAACACTATCCCGACAAACACTGAAGGCATGGATATGATTTATTCTTCAGCTACCCATAGCAATCTTTCACCTCCAGAACCTCAGAAATCAGCTCTTAATATCGAAATTTTATATTCCCATCCTCCTTCGAGCTCTCTAGtgagaaagaaacaaaagagcAAGGGAAAAAGGCTTATGAAATCAACAACCACTCAAGGGGAAGATCTAAGGTCCTATGGTTGTGTCTTGAAAAAAGATTTCCGCTACTGTGACTTTGTTGATTCTTTCTTATTGATCGAGGCGACTAAGTCAAAGTCAGTTGAGATGCCTGTGGAAGACACCTTACCTCGAATTCAAAAGATGCTCCTTGGCTCAGTTGCCTTCGTTCGGGATGTAGAGAAGGAGATCCCGAGCTTCCGTTCTAAAATTGCATCAAAAGAAAaggagcttcaaacttctgCTACTCAAATTCAGATTTTGAATACTACCTTAGCCTCGTTACAAGAAGATAATAGGAAACTCCAAGAAAGTATTAAATATTTGAGAGAGGATAAGAAGACTTCAGCATCTCAAGTTAAGGATTTGATGATAAAGGTTGTTGAGATAGAGAAGAACAACTCTACACTTGCCAAGACTGCTGAAAATGCTGAATGA